One genomic window of Glycine soja cultivar W05 chromosome 9, ASM419377v2, whole genome shotgun sequence includes the following:
- the LOC114368325 gene encoding UDP-glycosyltransferase 1-like encodes MSQAIWLRRILEDMGEKQDEPTKINCDNKSAIAMAKNPVHHSRTKHIAIKYHFIREAEATKEIKLDYCRTEDQIADIFTKALPRPRFEELRAMLGVIEICIKEDLKQFSKITNYQLSSNQLPTVLYSALGRGHLVSMVELGKLILTHHPSLSITILFLTPPPNQDTPTSPTAFTCDATAKYIAAITAATPSITFHRIPQISIPIALPPMALTFELCRATTHHLRRILNSISQTSNLKAIVLDFMNYSAARVTNTRQIPTYFYYTLGASTLAVLLYQTIFHENYTKSLKDLKMHVEIPGLPKIHTDDMPDGANDRENEDYRVSVDIATCMRGSYGVIVNTCEAMGERVVEAFSKGLMEGTTPKVFCIGPVIASAPCRKDDNECLSWLDSQPSQSVLFLSFRSMGRFSRKQLREIAIGLEQSEQRFLWVVRSEYEDGDSVEPLSLDELLPKGFLERTKEKGMVVRDWAPQAAILSHDSVGGFVTHCGWNLVLEAVCEGVPMVAWPLYAEQRLNRVVLVEEMKVGLAVKQNKDGLVSSTELGDRVKELMDSDRGKEIKQKIFKMKISATEAMTEGGSSVVALNRLVEIWKEH; translated from the exons ATGAGTCAAGCTATATGGCTTCGTAGGATACTTGaagacatgggagaaaaacaagATGAGCCTACTAAAATCAATTGCGACAACAAATCAGCAATTGCAATGGCGAAGAATCCAGTTCATCACAGCAGAACAAAACACATAGCAATCAAGTATCACTTTATTAGAGAAGCTGAAGCaactaaagagatcaaactcgaCTACTGCAGAACAGAAGATCAAATTGCAGACATATTCACGAAGGCTTTGCCgagaccaagatttgaagaattaAGAGCTATGCTCGGAGTCATAGAAATTTGCatcaaggagga tctaaaacaattctctaaaattaccaactatcaactatcatctaatCAACTACCAACAGTTCTATACTCAGCTTTGGGGAGGGGACACCTTGTTTCCATGGTGGAACTAGGCAAACTCATACTAACCCACCACCCTTCACTTTCCATCACCATTCTTTTCCTAACTCCACCCCCCAACCAAGACACCCCCACCTCCCCCACCGCCTTCACCTGCGATGCTACCGCCAAATACATCGCCGCCATCACCGCCGCCACACCCTCCATCACCTTCCACCGCATCCCTCAGATCTCTATCCCCATAGCGCTCCCTCCCATGGCCCTTACCTTCGAGCTCTGTCGCGCCACCACCCACCACCTCCGCCGCATCCTCAACTCCATCTCCCAAACCTCAAACCTCAAAGCAATAGTCTTGGACTTCATGAACTACAGCGCCGCACGTGTCACTAACACGCGTCAGATCCCCACTTACTTCTATTACACTTTGGGCGCCTCCACCCTCGCTGTTCTCCTTTATCAAACTATCTTTCATGAAAACTACACAAAGTCCCTCAAGGACCTCAAAATGCACGTCGAAATCCCAGGGTTACCAAAAATTCACACCGATGACATGCCAGACGGAGCGAACGATCGTGAAAATGAAGATTATAGGGTTTCTGTTGACATAGCCACGTGCATGAGGGGAAGTTACGGGGTTATAGTAAATACGTGTGAAGCCATGGGAGAGAGGGTTGTAGAAGCTTTTTCCAAAGGGTTGATGGAAGGAACCACGCCGAAAGTGTTTTGCATTGGACCCGTCATTGCTTCTGCTCCTTGTAGAAAGGATGATAACGAGTGTTTGAGTTGGCTCGATTCACAACCGAGTCAAAGTGTTCTGTTTCTGAGTTTCAGAAGCATGGGGAGATTCTCGAGGAAGCAGTTGAGAGAGATTGCTATTGGGTTGGAGCAGAGTGAGCAAAGGTTCTTGTGGGTAGTGAGGAGCGAGTACGAAGATGGTGACTCGGTGGAGCCGCTGAGTTTGGACGAGTTGTTGCCGAAAGGGTTTTTGGAGAGGACTAAGGAGAAGGGAATGGTGGTGAGGGACTGGGCCCCACAGGCGGCGATACTGAGTCATGACTCAGTGGGCGGGTTCGTGACTCACTGCGGGTGGAACTTGGTGTTGGAAGCGGTATGTGAAGGGGTGCCAATGGTGGCGTGGCCTCTCTACGCGGAGCAGAGATTGAATAGGGTGGTTTTGGTGGAGGAAATGAAGGTGGGTTTGGCGGTGAAGCAGAACAAAGATGGGTTAGTGAGTTCCACCGAGTTGGGTGACCGAGTCAAGGAGCTCATGGACTCGGATAGGGGAAAAGAGATTAAACagaagattttcaaaatgaaaataagtgcCACCGAAGCAATGACTGAAGGTGGATCTTCCGTAGTTGCATTGAATAGGTTGGTAGAAATATGGAAGGAgcattaa